In Natranaerovirga pectinivora, the sequence CGGTAAATAAAGACATAAAAATCCTCCTATAAATTCTCTTATTATATTATACTCAATATACGAACTCTGAGTTTTGCTATTTTACTTATTTCATTGCATTAATTAATACTTCTGCTATTTGAATTGTATTAGATGCTGCACCTTTTCTAATGTTGTCAGCAACTACCCACATATTAACTCCATTATCAACGCTTTCATCTCTACGGATTCTTCCTACATATACTTCGTCATGATCATCCGCTACTGTTGGAAGTGGGTATTCATTATTTGCAAGGTTGTCTTGAAGAATAACCCCTGGTGCATTTTTTAATACTTCTTTTAATTCTTCTAATTCAAATGATTTTTCAAATTCTAAATTAACAGATTCACTATGGCAGTTAAAAACAGGTACTCTTACTGCTGTAGCTGTGATTTTCATTTCATCGTCATGAAGAATTTTTCTTGTTTCTTTAATCATTTTCATTTCTTCTTTTGTGTATCCATTTTCTAAAAACACATCAATATGAGGCAAACAGTTGTTAAATATTGGATGTGGGAATTTAGCAGGTGCATTACCTTTAATACCTTCTTCTAAATCAGTCCATCCAGCCATACCTGCTCCTGAAACCGCTTGATACGTTGAATATACAATACGTTTTACTTTATATTTTTCATGTAAAGGCTTAATTGCTACTACAGCTTGAATTGTAGAACAGTTAGGATTAGCAATAATGCCTTTATGTTTGAATATATCTTCTGGATTAACTTCTGGTACTACAAGAGGTACTTCAGGATCCATTCTCCAAGCTGAACTGTTGTCAATTACAACACAACCTTTGCTTGCCGCTATTGGTGCAAATTTAAGACTTATATCTCCACCAGCTGAGAATAAGGCAATATCAATTCCTCTATCAAATGAGTTCTCTGTTAATTCTTCAATCACATAGTCATTCCCTTTAAATGTAATTGTTTGTCCTGCTGAACGCTTTGAAGCAAATACATAAAAATTCTCTATTGGTAGATTTTTTTCTTCTAGAACTTTTAAGAACGTTCTTCCTACCATACCTGATGCGCCAACAATTGCTAAGTTAATTTTTTTCATTTTCTTCCTCCCAGTATTAAAAAGCCGGCATTATAAAAAGGCCGGCTAAAGATTACAATAATTATGTTCGTATTGTTTTTATCTTTAGTAGCACACCATCTTTTATAAGATGACAGTTACATAGTTATTCACTATGTACCCAGAAAAGAATTCTACAGGTATATCCTTTTCTTCGGCATTTTTTCCTTTCAACAGCTTTCACTTGTACCTGAATACATCTAGCCATTTACTAATAAAAAACGCACCTCTACTTTAAATTATTTATTACATGATACCACTATGTGTTAAAGTTGTCAACTTCTCTAATACTCAATTCCTTTTCTAGCAGCAACACCTTTATAAAAAGGATGGGCTGTTTCCTCAACAGTTGATATATAATCCACTAAAGGCTTTATGCTTTCAGGTAGTACTCTTCCTGTAAGTATGAGCTCTATATGCTCTGATTTATTATTTATAATAGTAATCAAATCTTCTTCTGACAAAAGTTCATTTTCTACAACACCTAAAATTTCATCTAATATTAAAACGTCACACTCTCTTGTATCCAATACTTTTTTAGCAAAATTAAGTGCGTTTTTAATATCACTTTGCAGATCCTTTTTTTGTTCTTCATCCATTTCAAAGATGAATTTGGTTTGTTTTTCAAATTTGAAAACTTTAAATTCTGGCTCTAACCTTTTTAATGTTTCTAATTCTCCAGTTGCCCTGCCTTTTAAAAATTGAATCATTATAACTTTATAACCATGCCCAGTTGCACGAATACCCTGACCAATTGCCGCAGTGGTTTTTCCTTTACCATTGCCACAATAAACTTGTATTAAACCTTTTTTCATTTCATCAGCTCCTACCTAGAATCTGCTCATCATTAGATATTGTAGAGCTTCATATCTATTTGCTATTATATTACAGTATATCATAATAATCAAGGTAGTTCTTAATGAATACCCATTTTTTTCCTAGTCTACATACTCTTCTTGGCAATCTTCATTTTCTTCAGTTACCAATTCAATTTTTGAAATAGATACCTCATAAGCTACTCTTGTAATAATATTATCTTCATTAAATTTTTTCTGATATTCTCTGCTTTGAATTCTGCCCCACACTCTTATATGTTGACCGATTTTAAAATCATCTGCATATCTTGCATTTCTTCCCCAACTAATACAAGGTATGTAATCTGATTTATTATAGGGTCTATTAACGGCCAATAAGATATCCGTTATTTCTCTACCAAAAGGCGTTGTTCTATAAACTGGATCTTTACAGATGTACCCATCAAGATATATGTAATTAGGATTTCTACTGATTTTTTCTTCTTCTAACATAGATATTTCTCTAACAAATACAGTAAGTAATAATCTGTTTCTTCCACCTTCTTGTCTATTATAGGATCTAAACTGTCCTTTAACATCAACAAATTCCCCTTCAATACTATTGTCTATATCAACTAATCTTTCTGAAATTAATACTGGGATTAAATCTACTGCATCGCTTAATCTTGGTACCTCCATATCGAAAGTATAAAACCCTTCCCCAAACACTTCATGACTAAACTTAAAGCCGGATACCACCTTACCTATTAAACTTACCTGGTTATTTCTAATAATTTTGTCCGTCATTACTCATTCTCCCTTCCTTTTTCAAACATGTTTTTTCTTTATATCTCTATAAAGTTTGTCTATAATTATTGATATTCGCCTTATAACATATTTAGAAGTATAAATTAATAAAATCACTAATTAACCATTTTTTCCTTTTTCCAATCATTTATTCATTAGTGAGTTAATCCTTAATCATTCTGGTCCATTTTAATCTTAAAAAATCCTTGATTTTACTTTACTGCTATGATATGTTAAATTCATATGTATACAAATATTATTGAGGTGAAAAAAATGGATACAAGAGAAAAAGCCCTTGCCCTACATAGAGAATGGAAAGGTAAAATAGAAACAACATCTAAATGCGCTGTATGTACTAGAGAAGATTTAGCCCTTGCTTATACCCCTGGGGTAGCTGAGCCTTGTAAAGAAATTGCCCTAAATCAAGCTGAAGTATACAACTATACTTTAAAAGGCAATACCGTTGCTGTCGTATCTGATGGTAGTGCTGTACTTGGACTTGGGAACATTGGACCTTATGCTGCAATGCCTGTTATGGAAGGAAAAGCTGTTTTATTCAAAGAATTTGCTGGAATTAACGCATTCCCTATTTGTCTTGATACCCAAGATACAGAGGAAATTATCAAAGCTGTAAAATTATTAGCCCCTACTTTTGGTGGTATTAACTTAGAAGATATAGCAGCGCCAAGATGTTTTGAAATTGAAAACGCCTTAAAAGAAGCCTTAGACATTCCTGTTTTTCATG encodes:
- a CDS encoding aspartate-semialdehyde dehydrogenase — its product is MKKINLAIVGASGMVGRTFLKVLEEKNLPIENFYVFASKRSAGQTITFKGNDYVIEELTENSFDRGIDIALFSAGGDISLKFAPIAASKGCVVIDNSSAWRMDPEVPLVVPEVNPEDIFKHKGIIANPNCSTIQAVVAIKPLHEKYKVKRIVYSTYQAVSGAGMAGWTDLEEGIKGNAPAKFPHPIFNNCLPHIDVFLENGYTKEEMKMIKETRKILHDDEMKITATAVRVPVFNCHSESVNLEFEKSFELEELKEVLKNAPGVILQDNLANNEYPLPTVADDHDEVYVGRIRRDESVDNGVNMWVVADNIRKGAASNTIQIAEVLINAMK
- a CDS encoding cob(I)yrinic acid a,c-diamide adenosyltransferase → MKKGLIQVYCGNGKGKTTAAIGQGIRATGHGYKVIMIQFLKGRATGELETLKRLEPEFKVFKFEKQTKFIFEMDEEQKKDLQSDIKNALNFAKKVLDTRECDVLILDEILGVVENELLSEEDLITIINNKSEHIELILTGRVLPESIKPLVDYISTVEETAHPFYKGVAARKGIEY
- a CDS encoding single-stranded DNA-binding protein, with the protein product MTDKIIRNNQVSLIGKVVSGFKFSHEVFGEGFYTFDMEVPRLSDAVDLIPVLISERLVDIDNSIEGEFVDVKGQFRSYNRQEGGRNRLLLTVFVREISMLEEEKISRNPNYIYLDGYICKDPVYRTTPFGREITDILLAVNRPYNKSDYIPCISWGRNARYADDFKIGQHIRVWGRIQSREYQKKFNEDNIITRVAYEVSISKIELVTEENEDCQEEYVD